TCCTGAAGAGTTTTGCTGTAAAGTAGCCTGCTCTACGCCTCTTTTTTCACTATGGTTTGGAAGATCTTTATTTATTATTTGTTGCGTTCCATCATGATTATTATGCTTCAAATGGAGGATGACTTCTGCCAAGTCTCTATCAATATCAGTACTTGTCTGTAGCTGTGTAATAGGTTCTTTTGATCTATTTGCTATTTTTTCTTTATGTATTGTATGCAGCTTATTTATCTTTATTTTTGATGACGACATAAGGGATATTTTCTTATCAAAATCTCTTTTTATTGCTGTTTTCATAAAAGGCAACTCATGAGATGATTCAAAAATGTTCTCATTTCTTTGCAATATATCGTAGAGTTGATCTTTATCTTTTTTAACATTACGCTTATTATCTATAAACATTGACTGAGTTTGAGAAAGTTGTGGAGCAATATTACCTGCACTCTTTTGTATATTTTTTATTTTATTTAACTGCATCTCATCATTAGCAGATATTTCTCTTTTCCAATTTGTTGGTAGAGATTGGATAGTTTTTTGTTTTATAAATGCCTTCGATACAATGAGGCTTTTACCCTTTTTTTCCTCGGCAATTACTTTTGATTCAATTTGAGAAAGTTGTCGAGTATGTAGATCATGGATTTTCGTAGAGCTTTGGATATTTTCTCCACTATTTTGTGTATTTTTTATTTTATCATCAGAAAATATTTCTTTTTGCCAATTTGTTGCTAGAGACTGGATGGTTTTTTGTTTTGCAAATACCTTTAATACAGTCTGGCTTTTACTCTTTTTTTGCTCGGCAACTGCTTTTGCTTTAACGGGCTTTTGTTGTTCTTGTATTATATTGCCTGAAAAAGAGTTTTGAAGATTTTCTACATTTTGTAAAGGTAGATCTTTTTTTGACTTTTCCTGACTCTTTGCAAAAGTCTGCTTTTTCGTTTGTTTTGCTGCAGGTACACTATAGAAATTGGAAAGTGCAACTTCTCTTTTTATTGTATTTCTTTTATAAGATTTTACCTCTATAAATGGAGAAGCATGATTTATAAATGTACTCTCAAACTGCTTTTTATCTTTTACAACGACAGTTTCATTGCCAGTATTATAAAAGTTATCTTTATTTGACTGCTGCAATTTTTTTGAAGCTTCTTGCTGTAAATCTTTATTATTTATTAGATTGGCATCTGTATGTGGGGTTATTTTTTGTGCAATACTATCCTCACGGATAAAAGCCCGTTTCTCATCTCTTTGCACAATACGTGGCTTTTGCTCTTTTTCAAATCCTTGCAAGAACTTTTCATTGCCATATTGCTGATTATTTACAATATCGTTGTACTTTTTTAATATATCGTGTAGTTGTATTTTATTGGGAGAACCAAAATTATTTTGAGTAGTTGGAAATTTTTGATTGGATGATATAAAAATATTACGTAAAATGGGACTTTTTTCATGCAGTACTTTTATGCTCTCTTGCCCATTTTTTGGCAGTTGCAGGATTTTTCCAAGAATTTGGGTAAAACTCTCTTTTTGAGATATAGCAGCACCTTTTACTGCTACTCCCTGCTGTGAAGAGACAAAACCCTGTTTGAGCAAGAGATCAAAAATGTTCATGTCTGCTCCAGATCTTTTAAAATAGTTTTAAGTTTTTTAATAGCCTGCGTCTTTATCTGTGATACACGCGACTGGGAAATCCCCAACGTTTGCGCAATCTCTTTTGGCTCCCGCTCTTCAAAGAAGAACATCTGCAATGTTCTCTTCTCCTTCTCGCTCAGCTGCTCCATAGCCATTGCAATCAAGTCACCAACTTGAGAAGAGATCGCCTGATCTTCAGGCCCTATATCATCACTTATCATCACATCTATAAGGCGCATCGAATCATCACCAGATCCAATAGCCTTATCCATACTTATCATTATAGCTAAATTTGAAAGAGGAATATCTTTGCCCTCCTCTTTTTCTTTTTTTATCTTTTCACGCATACTACGAGGCATTATGTGAAGGCTACGCAAATAATCTAAAATTTCTCCTCTGATTTTTATATACGCATACGTGGAAAATTGGGCTTTGCTCTCATCAAATTTGTCAATTGCTTTTATGAGACCTATAATGCCTGTGTTTACCAGCTCATCAAACTCTATACCCGCATCACGTGGCAGTTTAAAAAAAATTTTTGATGCCACTTTTTTTACTAAGGGGGTATTATCGAGTATAATCTGCTGCTTCTGCTCCACAGTAACTTTCATACGTTAATTCTTTCCCATAAAATCAAAGAGTTTTTGCCAAAATTTATCATGAGTTACAGATTCAACTTTGAGCTCCTCTTTGCATATTCTTCTTATACTATTAGTGTATCCATCCTTTGGATAGAGTACTGCAACAAGCTCTTTTCTCTTTACTGCTTGACGAAGATTGTTTGTAAAGGGAAGAACCCCTAGCAGCTCGATATCTATTCCGAGAAATTTATTTGTAGAAATTTTAA
The Nitratiruptor tergarcus DSM 16512 genome window above contains:
- a CDS encoding sigma-70 family RNA polymerase sigma factor translates to MKVTVEQKQQIILDNTPLVKKVASKIFFKLPRDAGIEFDELVNTGIIGLIKAIDKFDESKAQFSTYAYIKIRGEILDYLRSLHIMPRSMREKIKKEKEEGKDIPLSNLAIMISMDKAIGSGDDSMRLIDVMISDDIGPEDQAISSQVGDLIAMAMEQLSEKEKRTLQMFFFEEREPKEIAQTLGISQSRVSQIKTQAIKKLKTILKDLEQT